The genomic window TACTCCCGATACTAGAGAGTTGACTAGAGACGCTAGAAAAAACATTGATAAAGCTGCTGACAATACCAAGTCCGCAGGCAAAAACTTGGTTGACGACACTCAAACAAATGTAGAGAAAACTGGTAACTTTCTACAAAACAAATTAAACCAAGCTGCTAGAAGTACGAAGCAAAATTTGGATAAAGCTGGTAATGCAGTTAAAGATGCTGTAGATTAACTTAACCAGTAGTTAAACAGTAAAAGTCAGGACATATCCTGACTTTTACTGTTTAAATAACTTTTTTTTGTGCATACCAGCAATGCACAGCTATTCTCTGAATTTCCCGCCAAGAAACTTGATGCTGTCTAGCTAATTTAGCGCAATCTTCATATTCTGGTTGGACGTTAGAAATTTTCCCTTTTTCTGCCCAAGCAACTTTAACTTTGACTACACCATAATCTGTATCGACTTGTTGAATTTCTCGTCCTAAAATCCTCCTTTGCTGTAGGTAGCGACGAATCCCTAAAGTAGTAGTTTCTTTAAAAATAATCGCTTCGCAATCTGGCATTTTTTCCGGTTGGCAAATAACTGTAAGTAAAGTTCCCAAACGGGACTTTTTCATCGCGATCGCCTGAGTGAAAACATCCACCGCCCCCGCCTCAAACAAAGCCTCAAACACATAACCGATCGCTTGGGGACTAAGATCGTCAATTTGGGTTTCTAATACCGCCACAGTTTCAACCGCAGGATTAGAATCAATTTTTGGGTTTGTCTCTCCTATCCACAGCCGCAAAATATTCGGTAAAGCTAAATCTTGAGAACCGGCACCTAGTCCCACCTGTTGCAGTGTCATTGCTGGGGGAGAACCAAAGCTTGCAGCTAACGTAGTGGCGATCGCCGCCCCCGTAGGTGTAACTAATTCTTTCTCAATCCCATTACTATAAACAGGACACTGGCGCATCTCCCACAGCTTTAGAACCGCAGGTACAGGCACTTTTAGCTGTCCGTGAGCGGCGCGGACATTGCCGCCTCCGGTAGGAAAGGGCGAACAATATAGTTTTTCAATCCCCAGCCAATCCAAACCCAAACAAGTCCCCACAATATCGACAATGGCATCGATTGCCCCCACTTCATGAAAATGAACGCGATCGCTCTCTATGCCATGTACTGCCCCTTCTGCCTCTGCCAAACGGCGAAATACAGCTAAACTCCAAGCTTCGGCTTGGGGGGGCAATTGGGCATCAATAATTTGCTGTTCAATTTCTGGTAAATGCCGCCCATGATGCTGGTGATGGGTTAAATCTACATGAACTTTGGTTGCCCTTTGACCTTGGCGATGGACGCTTTCAACCCGCAACTGGTAATCTTGGGCAATACCCAACCTATTGAGATTCTCTCTTAAATAGTCTACAGGAACTCCCAAGTCGGCGATCGCCCCCAAGCACATATCGCCAGCAATACCCGTTGGACATTCTAAATAGGCTAGTTTCATACAGCAAGGGGCATTTTTAAGTTTCTTCAACACATTTATTATGGCGACTTTCTACAATCTTCATCCCGATAACCCTCAAACCCGCAGCATCGAACAAATTGTCAATCAACTGCGATCGGGGGCTGTGATGCTTTATCCTAGCGATACCGTCTATGCGATCGGTTGCGATCTTAATGTTAAATCCGCCGTAGAAAGAGTACGACAAATTAAGCAGCTATCAAATGATAAACCCCTAACTTTTTTATGTCCTTCCCTTTCTCAAGTTGCCACTTACGCAGTAGTTAGTGATGGTGCTTATCGAATTATGAAACACTTAATTCCTGGTCCCTATACCTTTTTGCTACCCGCCACAAAATTAGTTCCGCGCTTAGTTCTCAATCCCAAACGCAAAACTACAGGGATTCGCGTACCCGATAATCAAGTCTGTTTGGCTTTATTACAGGCTTTAGAAAATCCGATTATTTCCACGGCGGCTCATTTAACCGCCGCAGAAGATGAAATTACCCCCGTTTTGGACATAAATATTTCTCGCTTTGAACTATTCGACCGTTTAGAAAAGCTAGTAGATGTAATTATCGATGATGGCTCTGAAAAAACAAGCGATCGCGTTTCAACCATTATTGACTTAACTGGCGACGCGCCAATCATCGCTCGTCGGGGTTTAGGGTGGGAGCAAGCTGTAGTTTGGGCTAGTTAATATCTCAAACCGCCTGCTGCTTTTTGCGCGCCTTTTCATGGTGATGATATTTGTTTGCTGCCATACTCATACCCAAAAAACTCCAGAAAACCACTCCACCAAGAGCCAGCAAGATATTAAGAGATAGCATCTGGGCTAAAACTCCCAAACAAATAGCGCGAGATGCGTTAGCAAAGCCATCAGAGCGGGCTTCAAAATTTGTAAATAAATCGATTAACGCAATAATAATCCCGCCAAAATAAGGCAAAGCCCCAAACCAACCCAAAGTAAAAAACACATCCAAAATGCCGCTATCAAGCGTCACTTCTTGAAGTAAACCTTTTTCATTGACAAAATATTTACTGCCGATGCCGTTGCCCAAACCACTAGAAAAGGCAATGCTTATATTTCTTTGGTAAAGTTTTGCTCTAGCATTAAAGCTAGTATCTTTTTTAAGATTGGTCAAAGATTCAATCCGAGCGTTAATAATTTCTGCAAATGGTTCAATAGTGGTCAACGGAACTACGCACAAAGCCATAACAATAATGCTGATAAATAGCTGCATCTGCAAGCGTGGTTTCAATGTTCCTAATAGACTAATTAAACTAATAAACCAGCCCAGCCAAGCCGTGCGCACTAATGACAATAATAAAGATAAATAGCCGACAACCGAAGCTGGAACCCGGAGAAAATTATCGTTAGTCAGTAATATTAGCAATCCTGCTAGGAGAACATTGGCAAACGGGCTAGGAGAATTCATTGTACTAAATACCCGAATACCCAAGGGTTCTGGCGTACCATTGACCAGCAATCTAGTTTGAATAATCCAGTACCTGTCCCACTCTGGTGCTACTATGTACTGCACAATCCCATAAATTCCTGTAACTAGCACTCCCCACATAAAAGTGTTTTCTATAGTCTGCCGATATTTGGGATAGTTTCGCCAGTTTGCAAATAAATAAAAAGCAAAGACAACTGGAGTTAGCCAGTCTAAAAGCGCTCTTAAAGATACGGCAAGCGGATTTTTGACTATACCGATCATAAATCCGTAAACTACCCCAGCAATTGAGATTACAAGCGGCAATCCTCCCATGCGATAAGAGCGAGGTAGGTATTGAAAAAAGGCAATTAAGCTAATTAATGTCACTAAGAACGGCGCAGTCAAAATTACACCGCTACCATCCCAACCACTGCGATAATCAATTACGCGACGCAGCCACGGGGTAACAAACCACAGCCACCATGTAAAGCCTACATAAATAGTCGGATACTTGCCATACAAAAATAAACCAACAATTAACGAGCCGAGGGGAAAGAGCAAGCGTAAAATACTGCCCGCGCCTGCCAAAACAGCTACCGCAGAAAAAATTACTAGCCCCGAAATTGCTATCCAAGCAAATAGTTGAGGCGCACCGGGATTAGTGCTAACGGAAGAACCACTAATACTCATATATCTACACTTTTAAAAATATTTGATAGATGCGATCGCGCTCTTAACTACCGATAACGATTAGAGCAAATCTATTTTTGGTTAAAGGGTTTAAACTGGTCAAGTGTCTTTTACTTTAGCACCAAGAGAAATCAATTGCTCTACTCACGTTTTGCAGAGCTATTTAGGTCTTTTGGAAGGGTCTAATATTGATATCCGTTACTTCCGCACTTCTTGGCATACTCAAAGCATTTACTACAACTAATGCTACGTCTTGGGCTTGTAGTAAGCGATCGCCTTGATATATTTTACCCTCCATAGCATGAATATTTGCTTGTCTTGGGGTCGCCGTGCGTCCGGGATACACACTCAAAACCCGCACTTGATCGGCATTTACTTCTTCTCTTAAACTATCAGCGATCGCTTTTAAAGCGTGCTGAGTGGCGGCAAATTGTCCAACTTTGCCCGCCGGACGCATAATCACACTTGAATTAATAAATACTATCTGTCCCTGCTGCGATCGCACCATCGGCAATAAAGCTTGAGTTAATAAATAGGGAGCGCGGACATTAGAGCGGTACTGCAAATCGAGATCGGCAATATTAGCCGTTTCCAGTTTTCCCGGCACATATACCCCCGCACAGTGAACTAAA from Synechocystis sp. PCC 7509 includes these protein-coding regions:
- the larC gene encoding nickel pincer cofactor biosynthesis protein LarC — encoded protein: MKLAYLECPTGIAGDMCLGAIADLGVPVDYLRENLNRLGIAQDYQLRVESVHRQGQRATKVHVDLTHHQHHGRHLPEIEQQIIDAQLPPQAEAWSLAVFRRLAEAEGAVHGIESDRVHFHEVGAIDAIVDIVGTCLGLDWLGIEKLYCSPFPTGGGNVRAAHGQLKVPVPAVLKLWEMRQCPVYSNGIEKELVTPTGAAIATTLAASFGSPPAMTLQQVGLGAGSQDLALPNILRLWIGETNPKIDSNPAVETVAVLETQIDDLSPQAIGYVFEALFEAGAVDVFTQAIAMKKSRLGTLLTVICQPEKMPDCEAIIFKETTTLGIRRYLQQRRILGREIQQVDTDYGVVKVKVAWAEKGKISNVQPEYEDCAKLARQHQVSWREIQRIAVHCWYAQKKVI
- a CDS encoding O-antigen ligase family protein, whose translation is MSISGSSVSTNPGAPQLFAWIAISGLVIFSAVAVLAGAGSILRLLFPLGSLIVGLFLYGKYPTIYVGFTWWLWFVTPWLRRVIDYRSGWDGSGVILTAPFLVTLISLIAFFQYLPRSYRMGGLPLVISIAGVVYGFMIGIVKNPLAVSLRALLDWLTPVVFAFYLFANWRNYPKYRQTIENTFMWGVLVTGIYGIVQYIVAPEWDRYWIIQTRLLVNGTPEPLGIRVFSTMNSPSPFANVLLAGLLILLTNDNFLRVPASVVGYLSLLLSLVRTAWLGWFISLISLLGTLKPRLQMQLFISIIVMALCVVPLTTIEPFAEIINARIESLTNLKKDTSFNARAKLYQRNISIAFSSGLGNGIGSKYFVNEKGLLQEVTLDSGILDVFFTLGWFGALPYFGGIIIALIDLFTNFEARSDGFANASRAICLGVLAQMLSLNILLALGGVVFWSFLGMSMAANKYHHHEKARKKQQAV
- a CDS encoding SDR family oxidoreductase, which produces MTAKTALKDAVAVVTGASSGIGQAIALELAIAGAKLGLVGRNLINLEKTADIAKKTSSLVMSYGADLTVDAEINRLKTCIEADFGNVDILVHCAGVYVPGKLETANIADLDLQYRSNVRAPYLLTQALLPMVRSQQGQIVFINSSVIMRPAGKVGQFAATQHALKAIADSLREEVNADQVRVLSVYPGRTATPRQANIHAMEGKIYQGDRLLQAQDVALVVVNALSMPRSAEVTDINIRPFQKT
- a CDS encoding L-threonylcarbamoyladenylate synthase, with protein sequence MATFYNLHPDNPQTRSIEQIVNQLRSGAVMLYPSDTVYAIGCDLNVKSAVERVRQIKQLSNDKPLTFLCPSLSQVATYAVVSDGAYRIMKHLIPGPYTFLLPATKLVPRLVLNPKRKTTGIRVPDNQVCLALLQALENPIISTAAHLTAAEDEITPVLDINISRFELFDRLEKLVDVIIDDGSEKTSDRVSTIIDLTGDAPIIARRGLGWEQAVVWAS